From a single Miscanthus floridulus cultivar M001 chromosome 8, ASM1932011v1, whole genome shotgun sequence genomic region:
- the LOC136469753 gene encoding RNA-directed DNA methylation 4-like — protein sequence MYLIVTSVQGMGRNARFAQIWKSRKGEKNDADDSLREICHLYDAVQVDPDDEKHPAEPRITSFEEGAVLCNFLPLIREYLPSTAEEIEADIISLAQSEDSEVYDIYTVKEVDDAMEATSAASYPRLQVDDGEDECYEDCPYDTDDSNAEDNPLFDYPDEFSEDKDDGSNDADPFGDEEGSDTDYEKEEVEVEEDE from the exons ATGTATTTGATTGTTACAAGTGTGCAG GGTATGGGAAGAAATGCTCGCTTTGCACAAATATGGAAGAGTCGAAAAGGAGAAAAGAATGATGCTGATGACTCACTGAGAGAAATATGCCATCTTTATGATGCTGTCCAAGTAGATCCCGATGATGAGAAGCATCCAGCAGAACC CCGGATTACCTCTTTCGAAGAGGGTGCTGTTCTATGCAACTTTCTTCCGCTTATACGGGAGTACTTGCCATCAACTGCAGAGGAAATTGAGGCGGATATAATTTCATTGGCACAATCAGAAG ATTCTGAAGTTTATGATATCTATACTGTCAAGGAGGTGGATGATGCAATGGAGGCCACGTCAGCAGCTTCATATCCAAG GTTACAAGTGGATGATGGAGAAGATGAATGCTACGAAGACTGTCCGTATGACACAGATGATTCAAATG CCGAAGACAATCCACTTTTCGATTATCCTGATGAATTTTCCGAGGACAAGGATGATGGTAGCAACGATGCGGATCCTTTTGGAGACGAAGAAGGTTCTGACACCGACTACGAGAAGGAGGAAGTAGAGGTGGAAGAGGATGAGTAA